A part of Vulpes lagopus strain Blue_001 chromosome 4, ASM1834538v1, whole genome shotgun sequence genomic DNA contains:
- the TMEM175 gene encoding endosomal/lysosomal potassium channel TMEM175 isoform X1 → MSGPQTPEPTLSVQGDSPMGTRDEDAADGIQHSHRMLSFSDALLSIIATVMILPVTHTEISPEQFDKSIQKLLATRIAVYLMTFLIVTVAWAAHTRLFQVVGKIDDTLALLNLACMMTITFLPFTFSLMVTFPDVPLGIFLFCMCVIAIGAVQALIVVYAFHFPYLLNPQIERAPHRAFYRQHILRIVLRGPALCFVAAGFSLFFYPLSYLLMAMVIFLPYVSKASSWCKGRLVGPQEPPAHSVEFFTFDLHEPLSKERVEAFSDGVYAIVATLLILDICEDNVPDSKDVRDKFHGSLVAALSAYGPHFLAYFGSFATVGLLWFAHHSLFLHIRKATQSMGLLNTLSLAFVGGLPLAYQQTSAFARQPRDELESVRVSCAIIFFASIFQFAIWTTALLQERETLQPCARFGGREHAFMFAKLALYPCASLLAFASTCFLSRVSTAIFHLTQIAVPLTFLLLRLLVRLASALLRALRGLARPAPGAEEDVRAPLLPSTC, encoded by the exons ATGTCCGGACCCCAGACCCCAGAACCGACCCTCAGTGTACAGGGGGACTCCCCCATGGGCACGAGGGATGAGGACGCTGCTGATGGCATCCAGCACTCACATCGCATGCTCAGCTTCAGTGACGCACTCCTGTCCATCATCGCCACCGTGATG ATCCTGCCTGTGACCCACACGGAGATCTCCCCGGAACAG TTTGACAAAAGTATACAGAAGCTTCTAGCGACCAGGATTGCTGTGTATCTGATGACGTTTCTCATCGTGACTGTGGCCTGGGCAGCACACACGAG ACTGTTCCAGGTTGTTGGGAAGATAGATGACACGCTTGCCTTGCTCAACCTG gcCTGCATGATGACCATCACCTTCCTGCCGTTCACC TTTTCCTTAATGGTGACGTTCCCCGACGTGCCTCTGGGCATCTTCCTGTTCTGCATGTGTGTGATCGCCATCGGAGCCGTGCAG GCGCTGATCGTGGTGTACGCCTTCCACTTTCCCTACCTCCTGAACCCCCAGATCGAGCGCGCGCCCCACAGGGCCTTCTACCGGCAGCACATCCTGCGCATCGTCCTCAGGGGCCCGGCGCTGTGCTTCGTGGCCGCCGGCTTCTCCTTGTTCTTCTACCCCTTG TCGTACCTGCTGATGGCGATGGTCATCTTCCTCCCCTACGTCAGCAAGGCGTCCAGCTGGTGCAAAGGCAGGCTCGTGG GCCCCCAAGAGCCCCCAGCTCACAGCGTGGAGTTCTTCACTTTCGACCTCCACGAACCACTCAGCAAGGAGCGGGTGGAGGCCTTCAGCGACGGGGTCTACGCCATCGTGGCCACGCTCCTCATCCTGGACATCTG TGAGGACAACGTCCCCGACTCCAAGGACGTGCGGGACAAGTTCCACGGCAGCCTGGTGGCCGCGCTCAGCGCATACGGGCCGCACTTCCTGGCGTACTTCGGCTCCTTCGCCACGGTGGGCCTGCTTTGGTTCGCGCACCACTCGCTCTTCCTGCACATCCGCAAAGCCACGCAGTCCATGGGGCTGCTCAACACGCTGTCGCTGGCCTTCGTGGGCGGCCTCCCCCTGGCCTACCAGCAGACCTCGGCCTTCGCCCGCCAGCCGCGCGACGAGCTCGAGAGCGTGCGCGTCAGCTGCGCCATCATCTTCTTCGCCAGCATCTTCCAGTTTGCCATCTGGACGACAGCCCTGCTGCAGGAGCGGGAGACGCTGCAGCCCTGCGCTCGGTTCGGGGGCCGCGAGCACGCGTTCATGTTCGCCAAGCTCGCGCTGTACCCGTGCGCCAGCCTGCTGGCCTTCGCGTCCACCTGCTTCCTGAGCAGGGTCAGCACAGCCATCTTCCACCTCACGCAGATCGCGGTGCCCCTCACCTTCCTGCTGCTGCGGCTGCTTGTCCGCCTGGCCTCGGCGCTCCTGCGGGCCCTGCGGGGCCTGGCCCGGCCAGCCCCCGGGGCCGAGGAGGACGTGCGGGCCCCGCTCCTCCCTTCCACCTGCTAG
- the TMEM175 gene encoding endosomal/lysosomal potassium channel TMEM175 isoform X3 yields the protein MTFLIVTVAWAAHTRLFQVVGKIDDTLALLNLACMMTITFLPFTFSLMVTFPDVPLGIFLFCMCVIAIGAVQALIVVYAFHFPYLLNPQIERAPHRAFYRQHILRIVLRGPALCFVAAGFSLFFYPLSYLLMAMVIFLPYVSKASSWCKGRLVGPQEPPAHSVEFFTFDLHEPLSKERVEAFSDGVYAIVATLLILDICEDNVPDSKDVRDKFHGSLVAALSAYGPHFLAYFGSFATVGLLWFAHHSLFLHIRKATQSMGLLNTLSLAFVGGLPLAYQQTSAFARQPRDELESVRVSCAIIFFASIFQFAIWTTALLQERETLQPCARFGGREHAFMFAKLALYPCASLLAFASTCFLSRVSTAIFHLTQIAVPLTFLLLRLLVRLASALLRALRGLARPAPGAEEDVRAPLLPSTC from the exons ATGACGTTTCTCATCGTGACTGTGGCCTGGGCAGCACACACGAG ACTGTTCCAGGTTGTTGGGAAGATAGATGACACGCTTGCCTTGCTCAACCTG gcCTGCATGATGACCATCACCTTCCTGCCGTTCACC TTTTCCTTAATGGTGACGTTCCCCGACGTGCCTCTGGGCATCTTCCTGTTCTGCATGTGTGTGATCGCCATCGGAGCCGTGCAG GCGCTGATCGTGGTGTACGCCTTCCACTTTCCCTACCTCCTGAACCCCCAGATCGAGCGCGCGCCCCACAGGGCCTTCTACCGGCAGCACATCCTGCGCATCGTCCTCAGGGGCCCGGCGCTGTGCTTCGTGGCCGCCGGCTTCTCCTTGTTCTTCTACCCCTTG TCGTACCTGCTGATGGCGATGGTCATCTTCCTCCCCTACGTCAGCAAGGCGTCCAGCTGGTGCAAAGGCAGGCTCGTGG GCCCCCAAGAGCCCCCAGCTCACAGCGTGGAGTTCTTCACTTTCGACCTCCACGAACCACTCAGCAAGGAGCGGGTGGAGGCCTTCAGCGACGGGGTCTACGCCATCGTGGCCACGCTCCTCATCCTGGACATCTG TGAGGACAACGTCCCCGACTCCAAGGACGTGCGGGACAAGTTCCACGGCAGCCTGGTGGCCGCGCTCAGCGCATACGGGCCGCACTTCCTGGCGTACTTCGGCTCCTTCGCCACGGTGGGCCTGCTTTGGTTCGCGCACCACTCGCTCTTCCTGCACATCCGCAAAGCCACGCAGTCCATGGGGCTGCTCAACACGCTGTCGCTGGCCTTCGTGGGCGGCCTCCCCCTGGCCTACCAGCAGACCTCGGCCTTCGCCCGCCAGCCGCGCGACGAGCTCGAGAGCGTGCGCGTCAGCTGCGCCATCATCTTCTTCGCCAGCATCTTCCAGTTTGCCATCTGGACGACAGCCCTGCTGCAGGAGCGGGAGACGCTGCAGCCCTGCGCTCGGTTCGGGGGCCGCGAGCACGCGTTCATGTTCGCCAAGCTCGCGCTGTACCCGTGCGCCAGCCTGCTGGCCTTCGCGTCCACCTGCTTCCTGAGCAGGGTCAGCACAGCCATCTTCCACCTCACGCAGATCGCGGTGCCCCTCACCTTCCTGCTGCTGCGGCTGCTTGTCCGCCTGGCCTCGGCGCTCCTGCGGGCCCTGCGGGGCCTGGCCCGGCCAGCCCCCGGGGCCGAGGAGGACGTGCGGGCCCCGCTCCTCCCTTCCACCTGCTAG
- the TMEM175 gene encoding endosomal/lysosomal potassium channel TMEM175 isoform X2 — protein MSGPQTPEPTLSVQGDSPMGTRDEDAADGIQHSHRMLSFSDALLSIIATVMILPVTHTEISPEQFDKSIQKLLATRIAVYLMTFLIVTVAWAAHTRLFQVVGKIDDTLALLNLACMMTITFLPFTFSLMVTFPDVPLGIFLFCMCVIAIGAVQALIVVYAFHFPYLLNPQIERAPHRAFYRQHILRIVLRGPALCFVAAGFSLFFYPLSYLLMAMVIFLPYVSKASSWCKGRLVGQLPLLARPQAPKSPQLTAWSSSLSTSTNHSARSGWRPSATGSTPSWPRSSSWTSVRTTSPTPRTCGTSSTAAWWPRSAHTGRTSWRTSAPSPRWACFGSRTTRSSCTSAKPRSPWGCSTRCRWPSWAASPWPTSRPRPSPASRATSSRACASAAPSSSSPASSSLPSGRQPCCRSGRRCSPALGSGAASTRSCSPSSRCTRAPACWPSRPPAS, from the exons ATGTCCGGACCCCAGACCCCAGAACCGACCCTCAGTGTACAGGGGGACTCCCCCATGGGCACGAGGGATGAGGACGCTGCTGATGGCATCCAGCACTCACATCGCATGCTCAGCTTCAGTGACGCACTCCTGTCCATCATCGCCACCGTGATG ATCCTGCCTGTGACCCACACGGAGATCTCCCCGGAACAG TTTGACAAAAGTATACAGAAGCTTCTAGCGACCAGGATTGCTGTGTATCTGATGACGTTTCTCATCGTGACTGTGGCCTGGGCAGCACACACGAG ACTGTTCCAGGTTGTTGGGAAGATAGATGACACGCTTGCCTTGCTCAACCTG gcCTGCATGATGACCATCACCTTCCTGCCGTTCACC TTTTCCTTAATGGTGACGTTCCCCGACGTGCCTCTGGGCATCTTCCTGTTCTGCATGTGTGTGATCGCCATCGGAGCCGTGCAG GCGCTGATCGTGGTGTACGCCTTCCACTTTCCCTACCTCCTGAACCCCCAGATCGAGCGCGCGCCCCACAGGGCCTTCTACCGGCAGCACATCCTGCGCATCGTCCTCAGGGGCCCGGCGCTGTGCTTCGTGGCCGCCGGCTTCTCCTTGTTCTTCTACCCCTTG TCGTACCTGCTGATGGCGATGGTCATCTTCCTCCCCTACGTCAGCAAGGCGTCCAGCTGGTGCAAAGGCAGGCTCGTGG gccagCTCCCCCTCCTGGCACGCCCACAGGCCCCCAAGAGCCCCCAGCTCACAGCGTGGAGTTCTTCACTTTCGACCTCCACGAACCACTCAGCAAGGAGCGGGTGGAGGCCTTCAGCGACGGGGTCTACGCCATCGTGGCCACGCTCCTCATCCTGGACATCTG TGAGGACAACGTCCCCGACTCCAAGGACGTGCGGGACAAGTTCCACGGCAGCCTGGTGGCCGCGCTCAGCGCATACGGGCCGCACTTCCTGGCGTACTTCGGCTCCTTCGCCACGGTGGGCCTGCTTTGGTTCGCGCACCACTCGCTCTTCCTGCACATCCGCAAAGCCACGCAGTCCATGGGGCTGCTCAACACGCTGTCGCTGGCCTTCGTGGGCGGCCTCCCCCTGGCCTACCAGCAGACCTCGGCCTTCGCCCGCCAGCCGCGCGACGAGCTCGAGAGCGTGCGCGTCAGCTGCGCCATCATCTTCTTCGCCAGCATCTTCCAGTTTGCCATCTGGACGACAGCCCTGCTGCAGGAGCGGGAGACGCTGCAGCCCTGCGCTCGGTTCGGGGGCCGCGAGCACGCGTTCATGTTCGCCAAGCTCGCGCTGTACCCGTGCGCCAGCCTGCTGGCCTTCGCGTCCACCTGCTTCCTGA